A section of the Thermoproteales archaeon genome encodes:
- a CDS encoding 30S ribosomal protein S26e yields the protein MPKKRKSRGRRKGGKGKEDMIQCDECGALVPRSKAVKYTRMISPIDPQLAKELRDKGALIPRYRVTKYLCIRCAIFRGIIKIRPEAERKKRPFY from the coding sequence ATGCCGAAGAAAAGAAAAAGCCGAGGCAGAAGAAAAGGGGGTAAAGGAAAAGAAGACATGATTCAATGCGATGAATGTGGTGCATTAGTTCCAAGGTCAAAGGCCGTGAAATATACTAGAATGATCAGCCCTATAGATCCTCAATTAGCAAAAGAACTAAGGGATAAAGGTGCTTTAATTCCCAGATATAGGGTAACTAAATACCTATGTATAAGGTGTGCCATATTTAGGGGAATTATAAAAATCCGACCTGAGGCTGAAAGAAAGAAAAGGCCTTTTTATTAA